TCTTGGGCCCGATCAGCGTGTCGATGTCATGACCGCCTTAAAGGCGATGACAATCTGGCCGGCCTACCAGCACTTCGAGGAAAACATCAAGGGGTCAATCGAACCTGGCAAACTGGCTGATTTCGTCATCCTGTCGGACGATCCCACTGCGGTCAACCCGGAAATACTCGACACGCTGAATGTGATGCAGACCGTCAAAAAGGGTAAGGTCATCTATCGGCACGATAACGCCTCGGCTTGCGTGAGTTCGGCTGCCAATAGCGCAGCCATCGGCGATGTGCTGGCCAGGCTGCTGAACCAGTGGCAGCACAGTGAAGAGCAGGCTGGCCACGGCAGCCATGGTCATGGTCCCGAGTTGCTGATGGGCGCCTTGCTGCAAAGCCTGGACCAATGAGTTTTCAGCAAATGTTTGTCGTGTGGAGTGAGTGACTTGGCGTATCTGCGTTGCGGCTCTTGTCTGTTGCATCGGCGTCTGCTGCCGTAGCCGACTGGTCGGGCGACCGGTACAGCCTGCGGAATGACTGCACTGCGCACAGAAAAGTTGTGTGGTCAGGCCGATGACGTCAAGGGCCATGATCGTTTAGCAAACACGATCAGAGCCACGCTGGTGACATGGCTGGATGCAGCGTAGCGTCCATCCAGCCATGTCAAACCTGTCAGCGAGTGGTCTCTTGTATCTCTCAGATCTATACCAGTGTTCCAAGGTAGTCAGTCATTCAGGCATCAATTTTCGAATCCGCACTGTGTATCTCGCATCTACGGCACGGAGCGTGTCAAAGCAATCGATTTCAATTCCGCCTGCAAGGTATTGACCATCAAGATTGATTTCGCTGCGGGCACACGCTTTGCTGTACCGGGTGTCGAAGATGAGCATCTGGTTAACGATACGGTTCTGACCGGAGTATTTGGATAACCACTCTATTCTGTTAAACCAGCCCACCCCCATTCACGTTACAGATCCGGTCCCGGCTATCAGCCGAACTGAAACCCTGAAAGCCGGGTTTTGAGTACCTGCTCAGAATAGACTTTACGACCTACATCACTCCTGGCCGCACCAGCTGCAACCATAAGCGGAATCAGGTGTTCTTCCTTACCCGCCGGGTGACACGCGTAGGCATGCGGCGCCTTTGCCCAGGATGTCAGATGGTCATTGCGTGTTTCGGCATCCGCCTCGACAGCCTCGGTTAACCAATCATCAAAGATCTCAGACAATGGCGTGAAACGCGAATCACCATAGCCACGCATATTATGAAAACTCATACCACTGCCTACGATGAGTACGCCCTCGTCGCGCAGGTCCGCGATCGCTTGTCCCACAGCCACATGCGCGGCGGGGTCAAGATCATTGCGCAAAGACAACTGCACCACCGGGATATCCGCATCTGGAAACATGAGCTTGAGCGGGATGAACATTCCGTGGTCGAATCCCCGGTCGCCATCCACCTCGGCTGCCAGCCCTGCACCATTGATTAACTGCACGAGATGCTGAGCCAGCGCGGGCTGCCCGACAGCTGGATAGGTCAACTCATAAGTGTGTGGCGGAAATCCGTAGTAATCAAAAACAAGATCAGGGTTCGCATGACTGGTGACATGGAACTGCGGTGCCATCCAGTGTGCAGACACCATCACAATAGCGGTTGGACGCTGTGGCAACTGCTCAGCGATGTTCCTGAGATATTGACTCATTCCGTCCCACATATGGGCCGGCTCCCAGTCCATAAAGAAACAGGGACCCGCTCCGTGTGGGATAAACAGAACAGGTTGACGATGTGCTTGTTGTGGCTGGCGCACTTGAGCAAGCGTCTGCGATTGTTGTGCCGACGCAGGCTGACTTGTCGCATTGGTCATGATGTAGGGCCTCTCGGTCATGGATTTCACTGCGCTCAGTACTTCTGATGATCTGAGCAGTTCAAGGAGTTCACTTTAACCTTATTGCCATAGATAGAGAACAGGCTATGATTGCAAACACTTTATCATCAGAGTAATAAATACGATGCTGGATCAACTCACAGGCATGCGCGTGTTTGTAGAAGCGGTAAATCGCGCAAGCCTGTCGGC
This sequence is a window from Orrella marina. Protein-coding genes within it:
- a CDS encoding DODA-type extradiol aromatic ring-opening family dioxygenase encodes the protein MTERPYIMTNATSQPASAQQSQTLAQVRQPQQAHRQPVLFIPHGAGPCFFMDWEPAHMWDGMSQYLRNIAEQLPQRPTAIVMVSAHWMAPQFHVTSHANPDLVFDYYGFPPHTYELTYPAVGQPALAQHLVQLINGAGLAAEVDGDRGFDHGMFIPLKLMFPDADIPVVQLSLRNDLDPAAHVAVGQAIADLRDEGVLIVGSGMSFHNMRGYGDSRFTPLSEIFDDWLTEAVEADAETRNDHLTSWAKAPHAYACHPAGKEEHLIPLMVAAGAARSDVGRKVYSEQVLKTRLSGFQFG